A genomic stretch from Bacteroidota bacterium includes:
- a CDS encoding T9SS type A sorting domain-containing protein — protein sequence MRKIYTGLFALLSLASVQVVHAQVTCIPCGTGSNGAFTATANTTLAGGTYNYTSFNISAGVTVTVTGTQPLIINCSGAVTINGVLDASGGNGTNGITFSAAGTGGIGVAGGQNGGNGTYSASLGGMLAQDGAGAGGVTTAGNGWSGGGGAGYGAAGSASGGSTGGFAGPAYGDAQLSAVLGGSGGGGGSGGFSCGSGGGGAGGGYIRISACSGLTIGAAGAIRANGGNGGSDGAGNCGGGGGGSGGTIWLLTNALVNNGQVRAVGGGGGASNVPGSPYFGTGANGAAGRIRVDAATTSGTGTLLPVNVFTGSPLAASAGNNVAICIGQSTTLTASATGGGGSYTYGWQPGNLSGASVTVSPTANQTYTLTATDAFGCTNSTQVTVTVNPLPVVTISGSATTLCPGGTVNLTASSGGTSQWYLNGVAIVGANTATYTATQPGVYNLIKTNLNGCSDSAAAGYLVTAVSNPVVTLGNDTAFCAGANPYPLTAQSANNITQWLWNTSATLQTIQVSNSGSYSVLATDNNGCTDSDTINITVNALPVISFTPSQDTFCLTSGAFTLTATPAGGTFSGPGVSGNVFTPATAGAGLHTLLYSYTDSLGCSATSTPVIFTVDVCTGISGINGQVVFTASPNPSAGQFTVNTSLPGTLVIYTIEGREVYRAQHNAAGRSEVDLSAYGSGMYVLRYVYDGGQAVSRISIQ from the coding sequence ATGAGAAAAATTTACACAGGATTATTTGCGTTACTCAGTCTGGCTTCTGTTCAGGTTGTGCATGCACAGGTTACCTGCATTCCCTGCGGAACAGGCAGTAACGGTGCATTCACCGCAACGGCCAACACCACACTGGCGGGCGGTACATACAATTACACTTCATTCAACATTTCAGCCGGTGTTACGGTTACTGTAACCGGCACACAGCCGCTCATTATCAACTGTTCGGGTGCAGTAACCATTAACGGTGTGCTGGATGCGAGCGGTGGTAATGGTACCAATGGTATTACCTTTTCGGCAGCCGGAACCGGCGGTATTGGTGTGGCCGGCGGCCAGAATGGCGGCAACGGTACATATTCCGCCTCTTTGGGTGGCATGCTTGCGCAGGATGGAGCCGGTGCCGGTGGTGTAACTACGGCGGGCAATGGCTGGTCGGGCGGCGGCGGCGCCGGATATGGTGCTGCGGGTTCGGCTTCGGGCGGAAGTACGGGCGGTTTTGCCGGTCCGGCTTACGGCGATGCACAGCTTTCGGCGGTGCTTGGCGGCAGCGGCGGCGGCGGCGGTTCGGGCGGATTCAGCTGCGGCAGTGGCGGCGGCGGTGCAGGTGGCGGATATATCCGTATTTCGGCCTGCAGCGGATTAACCATTGGCGCAGCCGGAGCAATTCGTGCAAACGGCGGTAACGGCGGCAGCGACGGAGCAGGCAACTGCGGTGGCGGCGGCGGCGGTTCGGGCGGCACCATCTGGCTGCTTACCAACGCGCTTGTAAACAATGGTCAGGTGCGTGCCGTGGGCGGCGGCGGCGGTGCTTCAAACGTACCCGGTTCGCCGTATTTCGGTACGGGAGCAAATGGTGCAGCCGGCCGCATCCGTGTGGACGCAGCCACTACTTCAGGCACCGGCACCTTGCTTCCGGTAAACGTATTCACAGGTTCACCGCTTGCAGCCAGCGCCGGAAATAACGTGGCCATCTGCATCGGACAAAGCACCACGCTTACCGCTTCGGCCACCGGTGGCGGCGGCAGCTATACCTACGGCTGGCAGCCGGGTAACCTTAGCGGTGCGTCTGTCACCGTATCGCCAACGGCCAACCAAACTTACACACTCACCGCCACCGATGCATTCGGTTGCACCAATTCCACACAGGTCACTGTTACGGTTAATCCGTTACCCGTGGTAACCATCAGCGGAAGTGCAACCACACTTTGCCCCGGCGGCACTGTAAACCTTACCGCATCATCAGGCGGCACCTCACAATGGTACCTGAACGGCGTGGCTATTGTAGGGGCAAATACGGCCACTTACACAGCCACCCAGCCGGGCGTGTACAACCTGATCAAAACAAATCTCAATGGTTGCTCCGATTCGGCAGCTGCCGGTTACCTGGTTACCGCAGTATCCAATCCGGTTGTTACGCTTGGCAACGATACGGCGTTCTGTGCCGGAGCCAATCCCTATCCGCTTACCGCACAATCGGCCAATAACATTACGCAGTGGCTGTGGAATACAAGTGCCACGCTGCAAACCATACAGGTAAGCAACAGCGGTTCTTATTCGGTGCTGGCTACCGATAACAATGGCTGTACCGACAGCGATACAATCAACATTACCGTAAATGCGCTGCCTGTAATCAGCTTCACACCTTCGCAGGATACATTCTGCTTAACCAGCGGTGCATTTACGCTTACTGCCACACCGGCAGGCGGCACATTCAGCGGTCCCGGCGTAAGCGGTAATGTATTCACACCTGCCACAGCCGGTGCCGGTTTGCACACCCTGCTGTACAGCTACACCGATTCGCTGGGTTGTTCGGCTACATCCACACCCGTAATTTTTACGGTTGATGTGTGCACCGGCATCAGCGGAATAAACGGTCAGGTTGTGTTTACAGCCAGTCCCAATCCTTCAGCCGGACAGTTTACGGTGAATACCAGTTTGCCCGGCACACTGGTAATTTATACCATCGAAGGCCGTGAGGTATATCGCGCACAGCACAATGCCGCCGGCCGCAGCGAGGTTGATCTTTCGGCATACGGCAGCGGTATGTATGTACTGCGCTATGTGTACGATGGCGGTCAGGCCGTATCGCGCATCAGCATTCAGTAG
- a CDS encoding DUF3817 domain-containing protein, whose product MASLLKTDLGRLRIVAFLEGCSFLALGITMWLKYGYDMPKPNYIVGMLHGGLFILYCILLLQTGVSRGWGFVKLLLGFLASLLPFGTFVADKYLFRES is encoded by the coding sequence ATTGCATCACTGCTTAAAACCGATCTCGGCCGCCTGCGCATTGTGGCTTTTCTCGAAGGCTGTTCGTTTCTCGCACTCGGCATTACCATGTGGCTGAAATACGGCTACGATATGCCTAAGCCCAATTACATTGTAGGCATGCTGCACGGCGGTTTATTTATTCTCTATTGCATACTGCTGCTGCAAACCGGCGTTTCGCGCGGGTGGGGTTTTGTAAAACTTTTGCTTGGCTTTCTGGCTTCGCTGCTGCCGTTTGGCACTTTTGTAGCCGATAAATATTTGTTTCGCGAAAGCTGA
- a CDS encoding N-acetylglucosamine kinase, translating to MIQLIADSGSTKTDWRLTQGNRVLQQFQTEGYNPYHMDAARIGDSLRKYLLPETGAHQPDFIHFYGAGCGAEEKAAVVRDALLQLFPAAEVHVNGDMLGAARALCLHTPGMAAILGTGSNSCLYNGTTITDNRPALGYMLGDEGSGCHIGMALVRLFMYDEMEASLRERFLKRYPLSVGDILHQVYRQPLPNRFLAGFSKFVYQNIDHAQCAEIVVSSFRAFFKHHILRYENATQLPLHVTGSVGFYYSNLLRRVAEEQGISLGTVTETPIAGLTLYHIGE from the coding sequence GTGATACAACTCATTGCCGACAGCGGCTCCACCAAAACCGACTGGCGTCTTACGCAGGGAAACCGCGTATTGCAGCAGTTTCAGACCGAAGGCTACAACCCTTACCACATGGATGCGGCGCGCATTGGCGATAGTTTGCGCAAGTACCTGCTGCCCGAAACCGGCGCGCATCAGCCCGATTTCATTCACTTTTACGGGGCGGGCTGCGGTGCAGAGGAAAAAGCGGCAGTGGTGCGCGATGCCCTGCTGCAACTTTTCCCAGCCGCCGAAGTACATGTAAACGGCGATATGCTTGGCGCGGCCCGCGCACTTTGCCTGCATACGCCCGGTATGGCAGCTATTCTGGGCACCGGCTCCAATTCATGCCTTTACAACGGCACAACCATCACCGATAATCGTCCGGCATTAGGCTACATGCTTGGCGATGAAGGCAGCGGCTGCCATATTGGTATGGCCCTTGTCCGTTTGTTTATGTATGATGAAATGGAAGCCTCCCTGCGCGAACGTTTTCTGAAACGCTATCCGCTAAGCGTTGGCGATATACTGCATCAGGTCTATCGGCAGCCGCTGCCCAACCGGTTTCTGGCAGGTTTCAGCAAGTTTGTGTATCAGAATATCGACCATGCGCAGTGTGCAGAAATTGTGGTCAGCAGCTTCCGCGCATTTTTCAAACACCATATTCTGCGCTATGAAAATGCCACACAACTTCCGTTGCATGTAACCGGCTCGGTAGGATTTTATTACAGCAATCTGCTGCGCCGCGTGGCCGAAGAACAAGGAATTTCGCTCGGAACAGTAACCGAAACACCCATTGCCGGACTCACCCTTTACCACATTGGCGAGTAA
- a CDS encoding T9SS type A sorting domain-containing protein — MKYIAVFIFFIAATCLHAQTPYKFQRNYGGLGYEYGYGIVQTYDDGYVIAGSTSSFGTTDGWLVKTDSIGMMIWNKRYDFSQIDVLRSMVLLPDSGFALAGYTNSTPGGDYQGLLIRTDKNGDTLWTRKTGTADWDFFYGVTHTWDGNFVCVGGTYGAGNGDEDIYLVKYAANGDTIWTKTIGGTRMDEGRSIIETSDSLFAIVANTESMGDTLGDGWLLRLNQNGDTLWTHLNGYPNSPDFLYDLCDFELLGRIFICGQYTNGGPDEFIRSQNYSGTINFTETPFPTTGIQRFNAITVNPYSNYFAAIGFTSTMGHGNGDARFYTDIPGAGYTTFGQGLPVQYWGEDEAFDIVGTRDKGFAACGFMTPFGPLFPDLFLIKIDSTGYSTQVLGIFDSQQPVTQMQVFAYPNPANQHTSIRINSESIITEQPQLLLFDAAGRNVTNEIRLRWSETGLRSMDAELDVSQLQAGIYYYSLITSDSATRSGRIVITN, encoded by the coding sequence ATGAAGTATATAGCTGTATTCATTTTTTTTATTGCTGCAACGTGTCTGCACGCGCAAACTCCGTACAAGTTTCAACGTAACTACGGAGGGCTCGGCTATGAGTATGGTTACGGAATTGTGCAAACGTATGATGACGGTTATGTAATAGCAGGCTCAACCAGCAGCTTTGGTACAACCGACGGGTGGCTGGTAAAAACAGACAGCATTGGCATGATGATCTGGAACAAGCGGTATGATTTTTCGCAAATTGATGTGCTTCGAAGTATGGTACTCCTGCCCGATTCGGGCTTTGCACTTGCCGGTTATACCAATTCCACACCCGGTGGCGATTATCAGGGCCTGCTTATCCGCACCGATAAAAACGGCGATACACTCTGGACTCGAAAAACGGGTACCGCCGATTGGGATTTCTTTTACGGTGTAACCCATACCTGGGATGGAAATTTTGTATGCGTGGGAGGAACCTACGGCGCCGGAAATGGCGACGAAGACATTTACCTTGTGAAGTACGCAGCAAACGGCGATACGATCTGGACAAAAACAATTGGCGGCACACGTATGGATGAAGGCCGTTCCATTATAGAAACAAGCGACTCGCTCTTTGCCATTGTTGCCAATACCGAAAGCATGGGCGATACACTTGGCGACGGCTGGCTGCTCAGGCTCAATCAGAATGGTGATACACTGTGGACTCACCTGAACGGGTATCCAAATTCGCCCGATTTTCTTTATGACTTATGCGATTTTGAGCTGCTCGGCCGGATTTTTATTTGCGGACAATATACGAATGGTGGTCCCGATGAATTTATTCGTTCTCAAAATTATTCAGGAACTATAAATTTTACTGAAACACCTTTTCCCACCACAGGCATTCAGCGCTTTAATGCTATTACAGTAAATCCTTATTCCAATTATTTTGCCGCTATCGGTTTTACCTCTACAATGGGGCATGGCAATGGTGATGCACGTTTTTATACAGATATTCCGGGAGCAGGATATACTACATTCGGACAGGGATTGCCTGTACAATACTGGGGAGAAGATGAAGCTTTTGACATAGTAGGCACACGCGACAAAGGCTTTGCCGCCTGCGGTTTTATGACTCCTTTCGGGCCGCTTTTTCCCGATCTTTTCCTCATTAAGATAGACTCAACGGGCTATTCCACGCAGGTGCTCGGTATTTTTGATTCGCAACAACCGGTTACTCAGATGCAGGTATTTGCCTATCCGAATCCGGCCAATCAACACACTTCAATTCGTATAAACTCAGAAAGCATCATTACCGAACAACCACAACTGTTGTTATTTGATGCAGCAGGCCGCAACGTAACGAATGAGATTCGTTTGCGTTGGAGTGAAACCGGCTTACGCAGTATGGATGCGGAGCTCGATGTATCACAACTTCAGGCAGGAATCTATTACTATTCGCTGATTACCTCTGATTCTGCTACCCGATCAGGACGGATTGTGATTACCAATTAA
- a CDS encoding ABC transporter ATP-binding protein translates to MKTLYSYFKKHWLFTSIALLLSAISILFSFLDPHLYGKIINEFITLRPAISDDVFLKSLMWLLLGVVGVAMISRIAKNIQDYLINVIVQKIGAAIYTDGIKQTMELPYQDFEDRRSGETLGILQKVRTDTERFVQSFISIVFSALVGIVFVSLYAWQQSPIIVPVYLAALPVIGGVSFVLSRRIKTIQKTIVKETTALAGSTTESLRNIELIKGLGLTSQEERRLNSITNRILRLELEKVKKVRTLSFIQGTIINLVRTVLAGIMLWLVWKGQLQTGHFFALFLYSFYIFNPLQEIGSFINIWRETQVSFENFNALLKADKEPRPATPKKLGTVSSIRFNAVEFTHKTAGRAAVNGVSFEVNKGETIAFVGPSGSGKTTIIKLLTGLYRPQQGAIVYNEVNYDELAPEDLRRQIGLVSQDTQLFSGTLRENLLFVKPDASEEQLMDVLKKAACMPILARSEKGLDTIIGEGGIKVSGGERQRIAIARALLRNPSILVFDEATSALDSLTEEEISETIRHVSAAQQQISVLVAHRLSTIMHADRIYVLERGQVVETGNHQQLIHREGLYAALWRQQAGEEMATV, encoded by the coding sequence ATGAAAACACTGTATTCTTATTTCAAAAAACACTGGCTGTTTACCAGCATTGCACTGCTGCTTTCGGCCATCAGCATTTTATTTTCCTTTCTCGATCCGCACCTCTACGGCAAAATTATCAATGAATTTATTACACTGCGGCCTGCTATTTCTGACGATGTGTTTCTGAAAAGCCTTATGTGGCTGCTGCTTGGCGTGGTGGGTGTGGCCATGATTTCGCGCATTGCAAAGAATATTCAGGATTACCTGATTAATGTAATTGTGCAGAAAATAGGCGCAGCTATTTATACCGACGGCATTAAACAAACCATGGAGCTGCCGTATCAGGATTTCGAAGACCGGCGCAGCGGCGAAACACTTGGCATCCTGCAAAAAGTACGCACCGATACCGAACGTTTTGTACAATCGTTCATCAGCATTGTGTTTTCGGCGTTGGTGGGCATTGTGTTTGTATCGCTTTACGCCTGGCAGCAAAGTCCGATTATTGTGCCCGTGTATCTGGCCGCGCTGCCTGTAATTGGCGGTGTGAGTTTTGTGCTGAGCCGCCGCATCAAAACCATTCAGAAAACCATTGTAAAGGAAACCACCGCACTGGCCGGTTCCACCACCGAGTCGCTGCGCAACATTGAACTCATAAAAGGGCTCGGCCTCACCAGTCAGGAAGAACGCCGCCTCAACAGCATTACCAACCGCATTCTCCGCCTTGAGCTGGAGAAAGTGAAGAAAGTGCGCACACTGAGTTTTATTCAGGGCACTATCATTAATCTTGTGCGCACCGTGCTGGCGGGCATTATGCTTTGGCTGGTGTGGAAAGGGCAGTTGCAGACGGGACATTTCTTCGCGCTTTTCCTTTACTCGTTCTATATCTTCAATCCGCTGCAGGAAATCGGTTCGTTCATCAACATCTGGCGCGAAACGCAGGTTTCGTTTGAGAATTTCAACGCCTTGCTGAAAGCCGACAAAGAACCGCGTCCGGCCACACCCAAAAAGCTGGGCACAGTTTCATCGATTCGATTTAATGCGGTTGAGTTTACGCATAAAACAGCCGGACGCGCTGCCGTTAACGGTGTAAGTTTTGAAGTGAATAAAGGCGAAACCATTGCGTTTGTTGGCCCATCGGGCAGCGGAAAAACCACCATCATCAAACTGCTTACCGGACTTTATCGTCCGCAGCAAGGAGCGATTGTATATAACGAGGTGAACTATGATGAGCTCGCGCCCGAAGACTTGCGCCGTCAGATCGGGCTTGTGTCGCAGGACACGCAATTGTTTTCGGGAACGCTGCGCGAGAATTTATTGTTTGTGAAGCCTGATGCGAGTGAGGAGCAGCTGATGGATGTGCTGAAGAAAGCCGCGTGCATGCCTATTCTGGCGCGGAGCGAGAAAGGCCTCGACACCATTATTGGCGAAGGCGGCATAAAAGTATCCGGCGGCGAACGGCAGCGCATAGCCATTGCCCGCGCGCTGCTGCGCAATCCGTCAATCCTCGTATTCGACGAAGCCACCTCGGCGCTTGATTCGCTTACGGAGGAAGAAATCAGCGAAACCATCCGCCACGTATCAGCCGCGCAGCAGCAAATAAGCGTGCTTGTAGCGCATCGTCTTTCCACCATTATGCATGCCGACCGTATTTACGTGCTTGAACGCGGGCAGGTGGTAGAAACGGGCAATCACCAGCAGCTTATTCACCGCGAGGGACTTTACGCGGCCTTGTGGCGGCAGCAGGCCGGCGAGGAAATGGCCACAGTGTAA
- a CDS encoding alpha/beta hydrolase, translating into MTIVWIITVIVALLLLPVVLLRIISPGKTPPITDARGKKVPGSIAEIETLQIGGVTQCAIIRGQNVNNPVLLYVHGGPGTPEFAFVRREFAALEKHFTICYWEQRGAGKSAGEAAGITLEQLVSDAAEVTLYLQQRFHCGKVHLLGHSWGTVLGVHAAKAFPDLFACYIGIGQVCNQFEGERLSLEFVRDQARQLKHTSVPGKVEKLQLPARDAAAETWINYLLKQRRWVGEFGGALFRSNLNKTAPKQLITCPEYTLREKLAYMAKARKSMLQLWPCVISNDLAQVIPTLEIPVYIIQGLHDYQTPLKEARRFYDNLSAPHKAWFELEEAAHFPHTECYAAFEQYLLTEVLSPKN; encoded by the coding sequence ATGACAATTGTCTGGATAATTACCGTAATTGTGGCGCTGCTGCTGCTTCCGGTGGTTCTGCTGCGGATTATCAGTCCGGGAAAAACCCCGCCGATCACCGATGCGCGTGGGAAAAAAGTGCCGGGAAGTATTGCCGAAATAGAAACACTGCAGATTGGAGGTGTAACGCAATGTGCAATAATCCGCGGACAAAATGTGAATAATCCGGTGCTTTTATATGTGCATGGCGGGCCCGGTACACCTGAGTTTGCGTTTGTGCGCCGCGAGTTTGCCGCGCTGGAAAAGCATTTTACCATTTGCTACTGGGAACAGCGTGGTGCCGGAAAATCAGCCGGTGAAGCGGCAGGTATTACACTTGAGCAACTTGTGAGTGATGCAGCTGAGGTGACTTTGTATCTTCAGCAGCGTTTCCACTGCGGCAAAGTACATTTGCTGGGGCACTCGTGGGGAACAGTGCTTGGCGTACATGCGGCAAAGGCTTTTCCCGACTTGTTTGCCTGTTACATCGGTATCGGGCAGGTGTGCAACCAGTTTGAGGGCGAACGGCTTTCGCTGGAGTTTGTGCGGGATCAGGCGCGGCAGCTCAAACATACATCGGTGCCGGGTAAAGTAGAAAAGCTGCAATTGCCTGCACGTGACGCTGCTGCTGAAACGTGGATAAACTACCTGCTTAAACAACGCCGCTGGGTAGGCGAATTTGGCGGTGCGCTCTTTCGCTCCAACCTTAATAAAACAGCGCCCAAACAGCTCATCACCTGCCCGGAATATACCCTTCGCGAAAAATTAGCCTACATGGCGAAAGCCCGCAAAAGCATGCTCCAACTCTGGCCCTGCGTGATCAGCAACGATCTCGCGCAGGTGATTCCTACGCTGGAAATACCGGTGTACATTATTCAGGGCCTTCACGATTATCAGACGCCGCTTAAAGAAGCACGCCGTTTTTACGACAACCTCTCGGCACCGCACAAAGCCTGGTTTGAGCTTGAAGAAGCCGCACACTTTCCGCATACGGAATGCTACGCCGCTTTTGAACAGTATTTGCTTACCGAAGTACTTTCGCCCAAAAACTGA
- a CDS encoding MFS transporter yields MFAFLRDYSKIEKPVLLVIAAEFFIQLVNATFMNLQPLYMKAEGYSDSEIADFISWRFAGVLLLALPLGLFIKGRKVKNFFWLSSIGVPLFALCIIYAVHERAGGWLVVSQLLWGASFTFMQIPVLPFIIRNSSPETQTPAISLSFSTWSLAGIVSASVVWALNSADPLLFSERNLLTGITIAGFAGLIFMARIRMNEQTVANAHRRLDLGNHDWGLIAGALIPALVIAVGAGLTIPFINLFFSRVHGLSTDTISLWNFVAALLVAVGALLVPQIKERFGYKAAVPVTQSFAVISLILMATTEYYNQLPPAVWIAVGCYLLRQPLMNIAGPMTSEIAMKFVGERNQEITSALSAAIWSGSWFISTRFIFGMLRKTGWPYVDIFMITAALYAFGVFLYFLLIRAWSKREADEN; encoded by the coding sequence GTGTTTGCTTTCCTCCGCGATTATTCGAAAATTGAAAAACCTGTGCTGCTGGTCATCGCGGCTGAATTTTTTATTCAGCTGGTGAATGCCACGTTTATGAATTTGCAGCCGCTGTATATGAAGGCCGAAGGATACAGCGACAGTGAAATTGCCGATTTTATTTCGTGGCGGTTTGCGGGAGTGCTGTTGCTGGCCTTGCCGCTGGGGCTGTTTATCAAGGGACGTAAGGTGAAAAATTTCTTCTGGCTCTCATCCATTGGCGTGCCGTTGTTTGCGCTTTGCATCATTTATGCAGTGCATGAGCGTGCGGGAGGCTGGCTTGTGGTTTCGCAATTGCTTTGGGGCGCTTCGTTTACATTTATGCAAATTCCGGTGCTGCCGTTTATCATCCGCAACTCCTCGCCCGAAACACAAACGCCCGCCATCTCCCTCAGCTTCTCTACCTGGAGTTTGGCGGGTATTGTAAGTGCGTCGGTAGTGTGGGCGTTAAACAGTGCGGATCCGCTGCTGTTCAGCGAACGGAATTTGCTTACCGGAATTACCATTGCCGGTTTTGCCGGACTCATTTTCATGGCACGTATCCGCATGAATGAGCAAACCGTGGCCAATGCCCACCGCCGCCTCGATCTGGGCAACCACGACTGGGGCCTTATTGCCGGTGCGCTTATTCCGGCGCTGGTCATTGCGGTGGGCGCAGGTTTGACCATTCCGTTTATCAACCTTTTCTTCTCGCGCGTACACGGGCTGAGTACCGATACAATTTCACTCTGGAATTTTGTGGCGGCATTACTTGTGGCGGTGGGCGCCTTGCTGGTGCCGCAAATAAAAGAGCGTTTCGGCTACAAGGCAGCGGTGCCGGTTACACAGTCGTTTGCGGTTATTTCGCTTATCCTCATGGCTACTACGGAGTATTACAACCAGCTTCCGCCGGCGGTGTGGATTGCTGTGGGCTGTTATCTGCTGCGCCAGCCGCTGATGAATATTGCCGGACCCATGACTTCTGAAATTGCCATGAAATTTGTGGGCGAACGCAATCAGGAAATTACCAGTGCACTGAGTGCGGCCATCTGGTCGGGAAGCTGGTTCATAAGCACGCGGTTTATATTTGGCATGCTGCGCAAAACCGGCTGGCCGTATGTGGATATTTTTATGATTACCGCAGCGTTGTATGCGTTTGGCGTGTTTCTTTACTTCCTGCTCATCCGCGCATGGAGTAAACGCGAAGCCGACGAAAATTAA
- a CDS encoding DsbA family protein, whose translation MNTTLYYIYDALCGWCYGFSPVMKQLHENYKHEIEFKVISGGMVLGERSGPIGKVAPYIKGAYKRVEEMTGVVFGEAFLNELDKGEMIFSSDMPSRALASFRTQYPKRQVEFAHALQSAIYSKGMAPQADNTYIHLAEEMGIDDGVFFAAGLRLSSAAQLAEEDYREAQRFQANGYPTVIVEHDGNYYLIARGYTDYAALEERLKQVLSKND comes from the coding sequence ATGAATACTACACTTTACTACATCTACGATGCGCTTTGCGGATGGTGCTATGGTTTTAGTCCGGTAATGAAACAGCTTCACGAAAATTACAAGCACGAAATTGAGTTTAAGGTAATTTCAGGCGGCATGGTGCTGGGTGAACGTTCCGGACCTATTGGTAAAGTGGCTCCCTATATCAAAGGTGCCTACAAACGTGTAGAGGAAATGACCGGTGTGGTATTTGGTGAAGCGTTTCTGAATGAACTTGATAAAGGTGAAATGATTTTCAGTTCCGACATGCCTTCGCGTGCGCTGGCCAGTTTCAGAACGCAGTATCCGAAGCGGCAGGTTGAATTTGCGCATGCGCTGCAAAGTGCCATTTACAGCAAAGGCATGGCCCCGCAAGCCGACAATACCTATATTCATCTGGCCGAAGAAATGGGTATTGATGATGGCGTATTTTTTGCTGCCGGATTGCGTTTAAGTTCAGCGGCACAGCTGGCCGAAGAGGATTACCGCGAAGCACAGCGTTTTCAGGCCAACGGTTATCCCACTGTAATTGTGGAGCATGATGGCAACTACTACCTCATTGCGCGTGGTTATACTGACTATGCTGCATTGGAAGAACGGCTGAAACAGGTACTTTCAAAAAACGATTAA
- a CDS encoding MarR family transcriptional regulator: MKQCESKYCHCAYFSVTALSRKVTRLAEMCWKPSGLSPSLGYLLLAVLDEPGVQPGVLSKQLQLAPSTISRLMEKLEQKKLLLRTGDGKLTNVYPTPRGKQLYIQLSDCRKNFHEQFSAILGEAESNKLVAELNHAASQLEG; this comes from the coding sequence GTGAAACAATGCGAATCGAAGTATTGCCACTGTGCATACTTCTCAGTTACAGCCTTATCGCGCAAAGTAACCCGGCTGGCCGAAATGTGCTGGAAACCCTCGGGCTTGTCGCCAAGTTTGGGGTATTTGCTGCTTGCAGTGCTTGATGAACCGGGCGTTCAGCCGGGTGTGCTCAGCAAGCAGTTGCAGCTTGCGCCTTCTACAATTTCGCGGTTAATGGAGAAGCTGGAGCAAAAAAAGCTATTGCTCCGCACCGGCGACGGAAAGCTTACCAATGTGTATCCCACGCCCCGGGGTAAACAATTGTACATACAACTGAGCGATTGCCGCAAGAATTTTCACGAACAATTTTCGGCTATTCTGGGAGAAGCAGAAAGCAACAAATTGGTGGCCGAACTTAATCATGCAGCCTCACAGCTCGAAGGCTAA
- a CDS encoding DUF2279 domain-containing protein has product MKIRLLLFACLCSLALKAGDTLRFFDKSPQPHKGRVRVVTGTQVLLGGGSLIGLNQLWYADYPREPFHFFDDNDEWLQMDKAGHALTSYALARLSAGTYRWAGVPAGRARWYGVLTPMLYLSGIEMLDGFSSGWGFSWGDCVANASGSALFLVQDALWQEQRVQLKFGFRKSEFAQYRPALLGSTWTEQLLKDYNGQTYWLSVNVASFLRSDTRFPRWLNAAVGYGAGGMTGGSSNPVICNAQGNCFTFARYREWYLSADIDLTKLPVKRKWLKVVCSTFGWVKIPGPAVVIANGQLMFSIQ; this is encoded by the coding sequence GTGAAGATTCGCCTGCTGCTGTTTGCGTGTTTGTGTTCACTGGCTTTGAAGGCCGGCGATACGCTGCGTTTTTTCGATAAATCGCCGCAGCCGCACAAAGGCCGTGTGCGTGTGGTAACAGGCACGCAGGTGTTGCTGGGCGGTGGTTCGCTCATTGGCCTCAATCAGTTGTGGTATGCCGATTATCCGCGCGAGCCGTTTCATTTTTTTGATGATAATGATGAGTGGCTGCAAATGGATAAGGCCGGTCACGCGCTTACGAGTTATGCGCTTGCGCGGCTCAGTGCGGGCACGTATCGCTGGGCGGGTGTGCCTGCGGGGCGTGCGCGCTGGTATGGTGTGCTCACGCCCATGCTGTATTTAAGCGGTATCGAAATGCTCGACGGCTTTTCATCGGGCTGGGGCTTTTCGTGGGGCGATTGTGTGGCCAATGCGTCAGGCAGTGCGCTGTTTCTGGTGCAGGATGCACTGTGGCAGGAGCAGCGTGTGCAACTGAAATTCGGTTTCCGCAAAAGCGAATTTGCGCAGTACCGGCCGGCGTTGCTGGGCAGCACCTGGACCGAGCAGTTGCTGAAAGACTACAACGGCCAAACGTACTGGCTGTCGGTCAATGTAGCTTCGTTTCTGCGCAGCGATACGCGTTTTCCGCGCTGGCTGAATGCCGCAGTGGGCTACGGGGCGGGGGGAATGACCGGCGGCAGCAGCAATCCGGTTATCTGCAATGCGCAGGGCAATTGCTTTACGTTTGCGCGTTATCGTGAGTGGTATTTATCGGCCGATATTGATTTGACGAAGTTGCCGGTGAAGCGTAAATGGCTTAAAGTGGTTTGCAGTACGTTTGGGTGGGTGAAGATTCCGGGGCCGGCGGTTGTGATTGCGAATGGGCAGTTAATGTTTAGCATTCAGTAA